The sequence below is a genomic window from Streptococcus oralis.
ATTATGCCTTATCTGCTGTCAAACTAGGTGTGGATGATTACCTGCTCAAACCCTTTTCTCGTCAGGATATTGAGGAAATGTTGGGGAAAATCAAGCAAAAACTAGACAAGGAAGAAAAAGAAGAGCAGTTACAAGATTTATTAACCGATAAGTTTGAAGGAAACCTGGCTCAGAAGATCCAGTCTCATTTGGCTAACAGTCAGTTTAGTTTAAAGAGCTTGGCCAGTGACTTAGGTTTTAGTCCGACTTATCTGAGCTCCTTGATTAAGAAAGAGTTGGGCCTGCCTTTTCAGGATTATCTGGTGAGAGAGCGTGTCAAACAAGCCAAGCTCTTGCTTCTGACCACAGATTTAAAGATTTATGAGATAGCCGAAAAGGTTGGCTTTGAAGATATGAACTATTTTACCCAACGTTTTAAACAGATTGCAGGTGTGACACCTCGTCAGTTTAAGAAGGGAGAAGGCCGATGAAGCGTTCTTCTCTTTTAGTTAGAATGGTTATTTCCATCTTTCTGGTCTTTCTCATTCTCCTGGCTGTGGTCGGGACTTTCTACTATCAATCTAGTTCCTCGGCCATTGAGGTTAGCATTGAGGGCAATAGCCAAACGACAATTAGCCAGACTAGCCACTTTATTCAGTCTTATATCAAAAAATTAGAAACCACCTCTACCAGTTTGACCCAGCAGACGGATGTCCTAGCCTATGCTGAGAATCCTAACCAAGACCAAGTCAAGGGAATCCGAGATCTGTTTTTGACTATCTTAAAGGCAGACCAGGACTTGAAAACGGTGGTACTGGTCACCAAATCCGGTCAGGTTATTTCTACAGATGACAGTGTGCAAATGAAAACTTCCTCAGATATGATGGCTGAGGATTGGTACCAAAAGGCTATTCATCAGGGAGCTAAGCCAGTTTTAACCCCAGCTCGTAAATCAGATAGTCAATGGGTCATTTCTGTTACTCAGGAACTTGTTGATGCAAAGGGAGCCAATCTTGGTGTGCTTCGTTTGGATATTTCCTATGAAACTTTGGAAGCCTATCTCAACCAACTCCAGTTGGGCCAGCAGGGCTTTGCCTTTATCATCAATGAAAACCATGAATTTGTCTACCATCCTAAACGTACTGTCTATAGCTCAGCGAGTGAAATGGAGGCCATGAAACCCTACATTGAGACGGGGCAGGGCTATACGCTGGATCACCAATCCTACGTCAGTCAGGAAGAGATTGCAGGAACAGATTGGACGGTCATAGGCGTGTCTTCGTTGGAGAAGTTAGACCAGGTTCGGAGTCAACTCATGTGGACCTTGCTTGGTGCTAGTGCCTTATCTCTTCTTACCTGTCTCTGCTTGGTGTGGTTCAGTCTCAAACGCTGGATTGCTCCTTTGAAGGACCTGAGAGAAACCATGCTGGAAATTGCTTCTGGTACACAAAATCTTCGTGCTAAGGAAGCTGGCGCCTATGAACTGAGAGAAGTGACTCGCCAGTTTAATGCCATGTTGGATCAGATTGATCAGCTGATGGCAGATGTGCGCAGGCAGGAAGAAGCGACCCGGCAGTATGAACTTCAAGCCTTGTCAAGCCAGATTAACCCCCATTTCCTCTACAATACTTTGGATACTATCATCTGGATGGCTGAGTTTCAGGATAGTCAGCGAGTGGTTCAGGTGACCAAGTCCTTGGCAACCTATTTCCGCTTGGCGCTCAATCAAGGAAAGGATTTGATTTACCTGTCTGATGAGATTAATCATGTCCGCCAGTACCTCTTTATCCAGAAACAACGCTACGGAGATAAGCTGGAGTATGAGATTGATGAAGAACCTGCTTTTGATAACCTAGTCTTACCCAAGTTGGTGTTGCAACCTCTTGTAGAAAATGCTCTTTACCATGGCATCAAGGAGAAGGAGGGTCAGGGCCGTATTAAAGTCTCTGTTCAGAAAAAGGATTCAGGACTAGTCATCCGCATTGAGGATGATGGTGTTGGCTTCCAAGCTGCTGGCGACAGTAGTCAGAGTAACCTCAAACGTGGGGGAGTTGGCCTTCAAAATGTCGACCAACGACTTAAACTTCATTTTGGAGACAATTACCAGATGAAGATCAATTCTGCACCCGAAAAAGGGACGACGGTTGAAATATACATCAATAAAATAGAAACAAGTTAGCTCCCAGTCAATTCTGGGAGTTTTACTATTAAAAATCAGAATGATTAGTTGGTCTTGATAAAATCAGTAAAAAAAGATATGATAGTAGGAGAATAATGAGGTTAAGAGTGATGGACAAAAGTAAAATTAAAACAGAAACACAGCAGGTAATTGAGGATGTTTTGGAAAAGATAGGATTGCGTGAAGGAAGTCTCTTTGTCTTAGGTCTATCCTCTAGCGAAGTTTTAGGGGGCCAGATTGGCAAGGAATCCAGCCAAGAAATTGGGGAAATCATTGTGAAAACCATCCTAGATATTCTAGAGAAAATAGGAACTCATCTAGCTGTTCAAGGTTGTGAACATGTTAATCGGGCCCTAGTCGTTGAACGTCAGGTGGCAGAGCAGTTTGGTCTAGAAATCGTCAGTGTCCTTCCGACTCTTCATGCAGGCGGTTCGGGTCAGCTAGCTGCCTTTAAGTTTATGAAAGACCCTGTTGAGGTGGAGTTCATCAAGGCTCATGCTGGATTGGATATCGGAGATACCGCAATTGGCATGCATGTCAAGCATGTGCAGGTTCCGATTCGACCAGTTTTGCGTAAGATTGGACATGCCCATGTAACCGCTCTCGCTAGCCGTCCCAAACTCATCGGGGGTGCGCGTGCACAGTATCCAGAAGACTTCATAAGAAAGTCATAAGTGGGCGGAGAATGATCATAAGTTAGAGAGATATTTCAAGTATATAGAGGGTAAAGTTGGAAAATTGTGTTTATATCATTTCAGGTCCCCCAGGCGTTGGAAAGAGCACTGTCAGCAAAGAGTTGGCCTATTCTTTTGACAAAAGTGCAGTTATAGAGGGGGATATGATTTACTTAATGATTAAAGGAGGTCTCGTAGCTCCTTGGGAAGATAATGGATTTTACGTGGATTTGTTCTGGGATAATATCATCAGTCTGACCAATAATTTCATCGACCGAGGCATTACCGTCGTGATAGAGTATGTCATATTTGATGATCAACTGAAGAAAATTGCCACCTTTTTAAAAGAAAAACAAATCAAGCTAAAATATTGTGTCCTAATGGCTCAAGAAGAAACCTTGAAAGATAGAGATTCTTCTCGAAAAGAAATTGAGAGAACAGGCAATTTATCAATCCAAGCAAGAAATGAGTTTCTAGCTAAAAATAGTGAGAAACATCATTTTCTATTCACAGATGATTTAGATGTCAAGGAAACGGTAAACATCATTAAAACTTCAAATCAATTTTTAATTTCTGAACAGTAAAAGACAGAGAGAGTAAGGGTATAGAAACCAGGACTCTCCCTGTTTTTTTGTTGAATTCTTGTGCAAAGCACTCCAAACAAGACCATCTTTTACAAGAAGAAGGGATGCTATCTGATGGAAAATTGCCAAAAGTAGAAAAAAGCAACTTAGATAAGATTTTTCGTTATGGAAATCAGTAAACAAAGCTGGATTTAGCTGTTCTAGGTCTGCCTTTTTGTGCTATACTTAAGATATGCATAGAAAAACAGTGATTGATTTTAGGGCTTTGGGTGAGAGATACACCTTTACCCAGTCCATCAGAGAGTTAAAAACGAGAGATTTAGCAGAAGTGGCAGACTTGCTGGCACAAGTGGAAAGCTACCAAGAGCAAGTAACGGATACCGTAGAAACATTGGATGAGAGGGATTTTAACCAGCATAACAGGGTCTAAACTAGGACGACCTTTATCTTCAGAATAAGTATCTGCGACTAAGTCATAGATGAAGGAAAAATCGACCACTTGCTCAACCTGACGAAGAAAATGGGCTTGCGGAACGAGTTCATCTAGCGTGTAAAAACCAACTTGATTACGGTTATATTCTAGATTTTCTTTGTGAAACATAGGGAACACCTGACAACTTTTCTTACCTCTATTATACGACTTTACACAAAGAAAAGCCCTTAGAAATTTGTGGTCTAAGGACTTTGTCTTCAATCTGAAAGGAGCTTAGCTTCTTTTTTGTTTCAAGTTTAGATAAAATAGACAAGCGTAGCAAAGTTGTCACAAATTTTTTCTTTTGTAGTAAAATAAGATTAGAATTTTGTGAAAGTAGGTAATTCGTTGGAGTCGATTATATTTCTAGTATCCGTTTTTTTAGCAGGTATTCTGTCCTTCTTTTCACCCTGCATCTTTCCTTTGCTACCTGTCTATGCTGGTATTTTACTGGATGATCAGGGAAATTCGAAAAGTTTTCGCTTTTTTGGAAGAGACGTTGCCTGGTCAGGCTTAATTCGGACCTTGTGCTTTATTGCAGGAATCTCCCTAATTTTCTTTATTTTAGGATTTGGAGCTGGATTCCTAGGGCACATGCTCTATGCAGCCTGGTTTCGTTATGCTATGGGAATAGTCATTATTCTTTTAGGGCTTCACCAGATGGAAATCTTGCATTTCAATAAACTGGAAGTTCAAAAGACAGTCACCTTCAAACAATCTAAGTCTAATCACTATCTATCAGCCTTTTTACTTGGGATAACCTTTAGTTTTGGTTGGACCCCTTGTATCGGACCGGTCTTAAGTTCAGTCTTGGCCCTAGCAGCTTCAGGTGGCAATGGTGCTTGGCAAGGAGCCGTGTTAACATTAGTATACACATTGGGAATGGCCCTTCCTTTCATTCTTTTGGCCTTGGCTTCGGGCTGGATTATGCCCTATTTTAGTAAATTAAAACCCCATATGATTCTACTAAAGAAAATCGGGGGAGCTTTGATTATTTTGATGGGATTATTATTAATGCTAGGGCAGTTAAATGCCTTGTCAGGAATTCTTGGATAAAAGGAGAAAAAATGAAAAAAGTTATTTTTGCTGGATTGAGCCTCATGTCTCTATTCTTGTTGATTGCCTGTGGTGAAAAAGAAACCAAACAGACAAGCAGTCCAAAACAACCTGCTGTACAACAAATCGCAGTCGGTAAGGATGCACCAGACTTCACCTTGCAGTCTATGGATGGCAAAGAAGTGAAGTTATCAGATTATAAAGGGAAAAAAGTTTATTTGAAATTCTGGGCTTCTTGGTGTGGACCATGCAAAAAAAGCATGCCTGAGTTGATGGAATTAGCTGCCAAACAAGATCGAGACTTTGAAATCTTGAGTGTCATTGCACCTGGTCTCCAAGGTGAAAAAACAGTTCAAGACTTTCCAAAATGGTACCAAGAACAAGGCTACAAGGATATTCCAGTTCTATATGATACGCAAGCAACTACCTTCCAAGCCTACCAAATTCGTAGTATTCCAACGGAATACTTGATTGACAGTCAAGGTAAAATCGGGAGAATTCAGTTCGGTGCTATTAGCAATGCAGATGCAGAAGCGGCTTTTAAAGAAATGAAATAAAGAAAAAATCGCGATTGTTCGCGATTTTTTTATAGTTTTTCATTGATAAAGCGGATGAATTGATTCCACCAAACTTTTAAGAAGAAGGCTTTTTCAACTTTCTTTTCAGAGACCATTTCAAAAGACGGTTTGTCGGAAGTGAGATAGCCTTGGCCGACCAAATCCTGATCATCATAGGTTAGGGTACCAACAACCTTGCCTTCTTCCAATGGAGCTATTTCTGATGTTGATTTCGGTGTGAATTGGAGAGCCGGTGTAGTACCACTTTCGATGCGTTGGACGATGGAAATGTCTGATTTAGCGACTGCCGAAACGCTATCTTCTTTCCCGTCAAGTACAGTCACTTTACTGTCTTTGTATGCTTCACCTTTCTGAACAACAGTTTTTAAGGCAAAGTTTGCAGAAATATAATCTAAAAGTGCAGAAGTAGCAGTAAAACGTGCATAAGGGTTGGTATCTTGTTGATCTGCATTCAAAACAACCGTAATAATACGCATCCCTTTCTCAACAGTTGTTCCAACGAATGAAGCACCAGCTTTATCAGTAGTACCTGTCTTTAGTCCATCAATACCACCACGATAGGCAGGCATTCCCTCCAACATATAGTTGGTTGAGTGGATTTCAAGTCCTGCAAATGTAGAAGTTGGTTTTTTGGTGAT
It includes:
- the pbp3 gene encoding D-alanyl-D-alanine carboxypeptidase PBP3, encoding MKKIILSFMTLLVFGTASTVSAQEFDVAAKHAIAVEATTGKILYEKDANQPVEIASITKLVTVYLVYEALEQGTISLSTPVDISDYPYKLTTNSEASNVPMEARNYTVEQLLEATMVSSANSAAIALAEKIAGSEKDFVDKMRAKLLEWGIQDATIVNTTGLNNETLGDNIYPGSKKDDENKLSAYDVAIVARNLIRDYPQVLEITKKPTSTFAGLEIHSTNYMLEGMPAYRGGIDGLKTGTTDKAGASFVGTTVEKGMRIITVVLNADQQDTNPYARFTATSALLDYISANFALKTVVQKGEAYKDSKVTVLDGKEDSVSAVAKSDISIVQRIESGTTPALQFTPKSTSEIAPLEEGKVVGTLTYDDQDLVGQGYLTSDKPSFEMVSEKKVEKAFFLKVWWNQFIRFINEKL
- a CDS encoding TIGR01440 family protein; this encodes MDKSKIKTETQQVIEDVLEKIGLREGSLFVLGLSSSEVLGGQIGKESSQEIGEIIVKTILDILEKIGTHLAVQGCEHVNRALVVERQVAEQFGLEIVSVLPTLHAGGSGQLAAFKFMKDPVEVEFIKAHAGLDIGDTAIGMHVKHVQVPIRPVLRKIGHAHVTALASRPKLIGGARAQYPEDFIRKS
- the ccdA2 gene encoding thiol-disulfide oxidoreductase-associated membrane protein CcdA2; translated protein: MESIIFLVSVFLAGILSFFSPCIFPLLPVYAGILLDDQGNSKSFRFFGRDVAWSGLIRTLCFIAGISLIFFILGFGAGFLGHMLYAAWFRYAMGIVIILLGLHQMEILHFNKLEVQKTVTFKQSKSNHYLSAFLLGITFSFGWTPCIGPVLSSVLALAASGGNGAWQGAVLTLVYTLGMALPFILLALASGWIMPYFSKLKPHMILLKKIGGALIILMGLLLMLGQLNALSGILG
- a CDS encoding cache domain-containing sensor histidine kinase, which encodes MKRSSLLVRMVISIFLVFLILLAVVGTFYYQSSSSAIEVSIEGNSQTTISQTSHFIQSYIKKLETTSTSLTQQTDVLAYAENPNQDQVKGIRDLFLTILKADQDLKTVVLVTKSGQVISTDDSVQMKTSSDMMAEDWYQKAIHQGAKPVLTPARKSDSQWVISVTQELVDAKGANLGVLRLDISYETLEAYLNQLQLGQQGFAFIINENHEFVYHPKRTVYSSASEMEAMKPYIETGQGYTLDHQSYVSQEEIAGTDWTVIGVSSLEKLDQVRSQLMWTLLGASALSLLTCLCLVWFSLKRWIAPLKDLRETMLEIASGTQNLRAKEAGAYELREVTRQFNAMLDQIDQLMADVRRQEEATRQYELQALSSQINPHFLYNTLDTIIWMAEFQDSQRVVQVTKSLATYFRLALNQGKDLIYLSDEINHVRQYLFIQKQRYGDKLEYEIDEEPAFDNLVLPKLVLQPLVENALYHGIKEKEGQGRIKVSVQKKDSGLVIRIEDDGVGFQAAGDSSQSNLKRGGVGLQNVDQRLKLHFGDNYQMKINSAPEKGTTVEIYINKIETS
- a CDS encoding response regulator transcription factor, with amino-acid sequence MTYTILIVEDEYLVRQGLTKLVNVAAYDMEIIGQAENGRQAWDLIQKQVPDIILTDINMPQLNGIQLASLVRETYPQVHLVFLTGYDDFDYALSAVKLGVDDYLLKPFSRQDIEEMLGKIKQKLDKEEKEEQLQDLLTDKFEGNLAQKIQSHLANSQFSLKSLASDLGFSPTYLSSLIKKELGLPFQDYLVRERVKQAKLLLLTTDLKIYEIAEKVGFEDMNYFTQRFKQIAGVTPRQFKKGEGR
- a CDS encoding AAA family ATPase; the protein is MENCVYIISGPPGVGKSTVSKELAYSFDKSAVIEGDMIYLMIKGGLVAPWEDNGFYVDLFWDNIISLTNNFIDRGITVVIEYVIFDDQLKKIATFLKEKQIKLKYCVLMAQEETLKDRDSSRKEIERTGNLSIQARNEFLAKNSEKHHFLFTDDLDVKETVNIIKTSNQFLISEQ
- the sdbB gene encoding thiol-disulfide oxidoreductase-associated lipoprotein SdbB; translated protein: MKKVIFAGLSLMSLFLLIACGEKETKQTSSPKQPAVQQIAVGKDAPDFTLQSMDGKEVKLSDYKGKKVYLKFWASWCGPCKKSMPELMELAAKQDRDFEILSVIAPGLQGEKTVQDFPKWYQEQGYKDIPVLYDTQATTFQAYQIRSIPTEYLIDSQGKIGRIQFGAISNADAEAAFKEMK